GCCCGCGGCCAGCAGCACCGCCAGCCCGGTCCCCATCGCCCCGCAGTTGTTGGAGACCACGCCGAGGCCGCTCGTGCCGCGTTCGTACAGCGCCTGGATCAGCACGTTCGGCACACCGCTGAGCCCGAAGCCGCCGACCGCGAGGGACGCGCCGTCCGGCACGTCGGCCACCGCCTGCGCGGCGGTGGCGACCACCTTGTCCATCCGTGAGGCCTCGTCTCTGCAATTAATATCTCTGCGATTAATCAGTGCACTGAGTATGTCGTGAGGTGCCGCTCACGCTGCCACCGAGGCTCGTGCACCGTCAAGACCTGGTGTTATCCAGGTTTGGTGCCGCAGACACCGTTTCCGGTACGGGTATCGTTCAGTGCACCGATGAATCGACCAGGGGAGCGCACATGGCCGCCGTGGACCTCGCCACCCACCCCGGGCACCTGGCCCGGCGGCTCCAGCAGGCCCACTACCTGCTGTGGAACAGCATGGTCTCGGAGGAGATCACCTCACCCCAGTTCGCCGTGCTCAACGCGCTCGTCGCCGAGCCGGGCCTGGACCAGCGGACCGTGGGGGAGCGGGTGGGCCTGGACCGGTCGACCATCGCCGAGGTCGTCAGCCGGCTCGGCCGGCGCGGGCTGCTGGACAAGGTGCGCGATCCCCAGGACGGCCGCCGCTTCCTGCTCCGTCTCACCGACGAGGGGCAGCGCACCCACCGCAGGCTGACCGTGCGCACCGCCCGGATGAACCAGGTCTTCCTCGCCCCGCTCTCCGCCGACGAGCAGGCGCTCTTCTTCGGCCTGATCCGCCGGGTCGCCGACGCCGTGGAGGACCTGCGCCACCCCGCCGAGCCCGCGGCGGCCGTACCGGAGGGCTGAGACGGGGCCGAGGAGTCCGCGAGCGTGCCGCGTCAGGAGGGTGCCGCGGCGAACACCACCCACACCTGGCCGTCGGCGAAGTCCATCGGGCCGCCGCCCGCGGCCGTGAACGTCGTGCCGTCCGTCGCGCCCGGCCGGGACCAGGTGGCGTCGAAGGAGCGCCCGTCCCGCAGGACGACGGCCTTCCCGGAGCCGACCGTCTCGGTGTACGGCGTGTGGTTGCCGAGCCGGTCGTGATAGCGGGACGAGCGGACCTCCACGTACTGCACGACGACCGTCGGCGGCGCCAGCCGCTGTCCGCCGGTGGTGACCGCGGGCGTGCCGTCCATGGAGACCTGCCAGCCGCCCTGCCGCGCCGACCAGGTGAAGGCGAACCGGGCCGCCGGGTAGCGCACGGTCCGCGAGGCCGTGGGCCTGCCTCCGGCGGGCGCGGGACCGTACCGGAAGCCCGTGGTCAGCGCACCCCTGCCGGGAGCGGAGCGCAGGAGCCGGTCGGGGCGCAGGTACAGGTTGTGCGGCGCGGCCCGGCTGGTCCCGCGGTAGTAGGCGGCGGCCGCCTCGTCGGGCGACTCGGCCCGCAGCGGAGCCCGGTGGATCAGCGGCAGCAGCTTGCGCTGGGCCCCCGAGAAGGCCAGCGTCGGCTCGTCGAACTGGCGCAACAGCTCCAGGTCGGACTCGCGGGCGCTGCGCACGGGGCCGACCGACTTCGGCAGCCGGGTGGCGTACACCGCCATCAGCCGGCTCAGACCGCCCTCGACCTGCTCCGCGTAGACGACGTCCGCCGCATCGAGACCCGTCTGCGGGCGTGCCGCCGGGACGTTGTCGATCTTCACCGCGAGCGGGGAGCCGGACGCCCGCGAGGCGGACGGCGACGGCGTCGGCGACTGCGCGGGGGCCGCGCTGCGGTGCGGCGCGCGGCCGTCGTCGGACGGGCCGTGCCGGGAGCAGCCCGTCGCCGGTGAGAGCGTCATCAGGGCGGCGGCCAGTACCGCCACCGGCGCGATTCTTCGGGGACGCGCCCCGTGTCCCATGCCCACCGTGGTCACCCCGTTCGTATCCGTCGATCGTGTGTTTGTCGGGTCGTCGTAGGTCATACCCCGTCGGCCTTACCCGTTCGACGCGGATCGCGCGCGCCCGGTGGGCCGAACGGGGTGCGACGGGGGGCGGCCCGAGGGTCCGGGTGGGGCGGTCGTCGTGGCGGGGCGGTGGTTCACCGGGGCGCGCACGGGTACCCGGGCGCCACCGCAGACCGGGCGCGCCTGGGCGAATCGGCGCGCCACCGTGACCAAGGGAGCGCGACCCCATGAAGGCAGTCACCTGGCAGGGCAGGCGGGACGTGCGGGTGGAGGACGTGCCCGACCCGCGCATCGAGGAGCCCACCGACGCCGTCATCCGCATCACGTCCAGCGGACTGTGCGGTTCCGACCTCCACCTGTACGAGGTGCTCACCCCGTTCATGACCCCGGGTGACATCCTCGGCCACGAGCCCATGGGCATCGTCGAGGAGGTCGGACCCGGCGTCCCCGACCTGGCGGCGGGCGACCGCGTCGTCGTGCCGTTCCAGATCGCCTGCGGGAACTGCTGGATGTGCCTGACCGGGCTGCCCACCCAGTGCGAGACCACCCAGGTCACCGGCGAGGGCATGGGCGCCCCGCTGTTCGGCTACACCCGGCTGTACGGCGCCGTGCCCGGCGCGCAGGCCGAGTACCTGCGCGTCCCGCAGGCGCAGTTCGGGCCGATCAAGGTGCCCGAGGGCCCGCCCGACGACCGCTTCGTCTACCTCTCCGACGTCCTGCCCACCGCCTGGCAGGCCGTCGAGTACGCCTCCGTCCCGCCCGGCGGCAGCCTCGCCGTCCTCGGCCTCGGGCCGATCGGGGACATGGCCTGCCGCATCGCGCTGGCCCGGGGCGCCGAGCAGGTGTTCGGCGTGGACCTGGTGCCCGAGCGGCTCGCCCGGGCGAACCGGCGCGGGGTGCGCACCTACGACCTCCGGGCCTTCGACGACGAGAAGGAACTGGTCCGGGCGATCCACGACGAGACCAACGGCCGGGGCCCGGACGCCGTGATCGACGCCGTCGGCACCGAGGCGCACGGCAGCCACGCCGCCAAGCTCGCCCAGACGGCCTCCGCGATGCTGCCGCGCAAGATCAGCGGCCCTCTCGCCGAGCGCTTCAGCGTCGACCGGCTCGGCGCCCTGTACATGGCCATCGACCTGGTGCGGCGCGGCGGCACCATCTCGCTCAGCGGCGTGTACGGCGGCATGGCCGACCCGCTGCCCCTGCTCACCCTCTTCGACAAGCAGATCCAGCTGCGCATGGGCCAGGCGAACGTCCGCCGGTGGAGCGACGAGATCCTGCCCTACCTCACCGACGAGGACCCGCTCGGCGTCGACGACTTCGCCACGCACCGGCTGCCGCTCTCCGAGGCGCCGCACGCGTACGAGATGTTCCAGCGCAAGCAGGAGGGCGCGATCAAGATCCTCATGCAGCCCTGAGCCGGTCCTGAGCCCCCGTGAGCCGGCCGTGCGGGCCGTGCGGGCTTTCGCCTAGGTGCCCAGGATCTCGCCGAGGTCGTAGCGCACCGGCTCCTCCAGCTGGGTGTACGTGCAGCTCTCGGCCGTCCGGTCCGGGCGCCAGCGGCGGAAGCGCGCCGTGTGCCGGAAGCGGGCGCCGTTCTCCATGTGGTCGTAGGCCACCTCGGCGACCCGCTCCGGCCGCAGCGGCACCCACGACAGGTCCTTCTTGCCCGACCAGCGGCTCGGTGCCCCCGGCAGCCGGGCCGTCTCATGGGCCGCCTCCTCCCCCCAGGCCGCCCACGGATGCCCGCCCACGTCCTCCATCCGCAGCGGCTCCAGCTCCTCGATCAGCTCGGCGCGCCGCTTCATGGGGAAGGCCGCCGACACCCCCACGTGCTGCAGCGCGCCCCGGTCGTCGTACAGGCCGAGCAGCAGCGAACCGACCACCGGACCGCTCTTGTGGAACCGGTAGCCCGCCACCACGACGTCCGCCGTCCGCTCGTGCTTGATCTTGAACATGGCCCGCTCGTCCTGCAGATAGCGCAACGTCAGCGGCTTGGCGACGACCCCGTCGAGCCCGGCACCCTCGTACTGCTCGAACCACCGCCGCGCCAGCTCCGCGTCCGTCGTCGCCGGTGCCACGTGCACCGGCGCGCCCGCCCCCGACAACTCCCGCTCCAGCAGGGCCCGCCGCTCGGTGAGCGGGGCCTGCACCAGCGAGCGGTCGCCGAGCGCCAGCACGTCGAAGGCGACGAACGACGCCGGCGTCCGCTCGGCCAGCGTCCGCACCCGGGAGGCCGCCGGATGGATCCGCTCGGTCAGCGCGTCGAAGTCCAGCCGCCCCTCGCGGGCGATCACGATCTCCCCGTCCAGCACGCACCGCGTCGGCACCCGCTCCTTCAGCGCCGCGACCAGCTCGGGGAAGTACCTGGTCAGCGGCTTGCCGGTACGGCTGCCCAGCTCCACCTCGTCGCCGTCGCGGAACACGAGGGCCCGGAACCCGTCCCACTTGGCCTCGTAGTGCATGCCGGGCGGGATGCGCGCCACCGACTTGGCGAGCATGGGCTTCACAGGCGGCATCACCGGCAGATCCATGGCTCCGATTCTGCGCGCTCGGCCCGGCCGCCGCCCGGTGTGCGCACGGGGCAGGCTGCGCCTACCGTGGCCGCATGGGTGACGCGGTGGAACTGGAAGTGGCCGGCCGGACCGTACGCCTGTCCAGCCCGGACAAGGTCTTCTTCCCCGAGCGCGGCTTCACCAAGCTGGACCTGGCCCGGTACTACGCCGCCGTCGGCCCCGGCATCCTGCGCGCCCTGCGCGACCGCCCCACCACCCTCGAACGCCATCCGGACGGTGTCGGCGGCGAGTGGTTCTACCAGAAGCGCGCGCCCAAGGGCATGCCCGACTGGATCCCGACCGCCCACATCACCTTCCCCAGCGGCCGCAGCGCGGACGAGATGTGCCCCACGGAGGAGGCCGCCGTCGTGTGGGCCGCCCAGTACGGCACGCTCACCTTCCACCCCTGGCCGGTGCGCCGCACCGCGGTCGACCACCCCGACGAACTGCGCATCGACCTCGACCCGCAGCCCGGCACCGACTACGCCGACGCCGTCCGCGCCGCCCACGAACTGCGCGAGGTGCTGCACGAGTACGGCGGCCTGCGCGGCTGGCCGAAGACCTCCGGCGGCCGGGGCCTGCACGTCTTCGTCCCCATTCAACCGCGCTGGACCTTCACCCAGGTGCGGCGCGCCGCCATCGCGGTCGGCCGGGAGATGGAACGCCGGATGCCCGAGCAGGTCACCATCAAGTGGTGGAAGGAGGAACGCGGCGCACGCATCTTCCTCGACTACAACCAGACCGCCCGTGACCGCACCATCGCCTCCGCCTACTCCGTACGGCCCCGCCCGCACGCCCCCGTCTCCGCGCCCCTGCGCTGGGAGGAGGTCGGTGAGGCCGCTCCCCGCGACTTCGACCTCGCCACCATGCCGGCCCGCTTCGCCGAAGTCGGCGACGTGCACGCCGACATGGACGACCACGCCTACTCCCTGGAAGCGCTCCTGGAGCTGGCCAGCCGCGACGAACACGACCACGGCCTGGGCGACCTGCCCTACCCGCCGGAGTACCCGAAGATGCCGGGCGAACCGAAACGCGTCCAGCCGAGCCGCGCCCGCAGGGAGGGCACGGGCCGCGCCCGCACGGAGGGCACGGGCTGAGGTCTATCCGCCGGTC
Above is a genomic segment from Streptomyces collinus Tu 365 containing:
- a CDS encoding DUF3048 domain-containing protein: MGHGARPRRIAPVAVLAAALMTLSPATGCSRHGPSDDGRAPHRSAAPAQSPTPSPSASRASGSPLAVKIDNVPAARPQTGLDAADVVYAEQVEGGLSRLMAVYATRLPKSVGPVRSARESDLELLRQFDEPTLAFSGAQRKLLPLIHRAPLRAESPDEAAAAYYRGTSRAAPHNLYLRPDRLLRSAPGRGALTTGFRYGPAPAGGRPTASRTVRYPAARFAFTWSARQGGWQVSMDGTPAVTTGGQRLAPPTVVVQYVEVRSSRYHDRLGNHTPYTETVGSGKAVVLRDGRSFDATWSRPGATDGTTFTAAGGGPMDFADGQVWVVFAAAPS
- the ligD gene encoding non-homologous end-joining DNA ligase, which translates into the protein MGDAVELEVAGRTVRLSSPDKVFFPERGFTKLDLARYYAAVGPGILRALRDRPTTLERHPDGVGGEWFYQKRAPKGMPDWIPTAHITFPSGRSADEMCPTEEAAVVWAAQYGTLTFHPWPVRRTAVDHPDELRIDLDPQPGTDYADAVRAAHELREVLHEYGGLRGWPKTSGGRGLHVFVPIQPRWTFTQVRRAAIAVGREMERRMPEQVTIKWWKEERGARIFLDYNQTARDRTIASAYSVRPRPHAPVSAPLRWEEVGEAAPRDFDLATMPARFAEVGDVHADMDDHAYSLEALLELASRDEHDHGLGDLPYPPEYPKMPGEPKRVQPSRARREGTGRARTEGTG
- a CDS encoding ATP-dependent DNA ligase, whose protein sequence is MDLPVMPPVKPMLAKSVARIPPGMHYEAKWDGFRALVFRDGDEVELGSRTGKPLTRYFPELVAALKERVPTRCVLDGEIVIAREGRLDFDALTERIHPAASRVRTLAERTPASFVAFDVLALGDRSLVQAPLTERRALLERELSGAGAPVHVAPATTDAELARRWFEQYEGAGLDGVVAKPLTLRYLQDERAMFKIKHERTADVVVAGYRFHKSGPVVGSLLLGLYDDRGALQHVGVSAAFPMKRRAELIEELEPLRMEDVGGHPWAAWGEEAAHETARLPGAPSRWSGKKDLSWVPLRPERVAEVAYDHMENGARFRHTARFRRWRPDRTAESCTYTQLEEPVRYDLGEILGT
- a CDS encoding zinc-dependent alcohol dehydrogenase; the protein is MKAVTWQGRRDVRVEDVPDPRIEEPTDAVIRITSSGLCGSDLHLYEVLTPFMTPGDILGHEPMGIVEEVGPGVPDLAAGDRVVVPFQIACGNCWMCLTGLPTQCETTQVTGEGMGAPLFGYTRLYGAVPGAQAEYLRVPQAQFGPIKVPEGPPDDRFVYLSDVLPTAWQAVEYASVPPGGSLAVLGLGPIGDMACRIALARGAEQVFGVDLVPERLARANRRGVRTYDLRAFDDEKELVRAIHDETNGRGPDAVIDAVGTEAHGSHAAKLAQTASAMLPRKISGPLAERFSVDRLGALYMAIDLVRRGGTISLSGVYGGMADPLPLLTLFDKQIQLRMGQANVRRWSDEILPYLTDEDPLGVDDFATHRLPLSEAPHAYEMFQRKQEGAIKILMQP
- a CDS encoding MarR family winged helix-turn-helix transcriptional regulator, yielding MAAVDLATHPGHLARRLQQAHYLLWNSMVSEEITSPQFAVLNALVAEPGLDQRTVGERVGLDRSTIAEVVSRLGRRGLLDKVRDPQDGRRFLLRLTDEGQRTHRRLTVRTARMNQVFLAPLSADEQALFFGLIRRVADAVEDLRHPAEPAAAVPEG